In the Chloroflexia bacterium SDU3-3 genome, one interval contains:
- a CDS encoding M48 family metallopeptidase codes for MSKEPSHSKTITVEGTTLTVHVVRKAVKNVNARLRGSTLSVSAPTRMPQADLDRLIPDMARKLLRRVAAHQINAEGDALALAQRVAARFPQRPEVAHVQFSTTQRARWGSYSRGTRTIRLHAALRHMPRYVLESVIAHELAHVIHFDHSDAFWALVRSVDPEVEKADAFLAGVTWLGRNWETLPPLERSLLSAAPSADHSSAEE; via the coding sequence ATGAGCAAAGAACCCTCCCACAGCAAGACGATCACGGTCGAGGGCACTACCCTGACGGTGCATGTGGTCCGTAAGGCGGTAAAGAATGTCAACGCGCGCCTGCGCGGCTCGACCCTGTCGGTCAGCGCGCCGACCCGCATGCCCCAGGCCGACCTCGACCGGCTGATCCCCGACATGGCGCGCAAGCTGCTGCGGCGCGTGGCCGCCCACCAGATCAACGCCGAGGGGGATGCGCTGGCCCTGGCCCAGCGCGTGGCGGCGCGCTTCCCGCAGCGCCCCGAGGTGGCCCACGTGCAGTTTTCCACCACGCAGCGCGCCCGCTGGGGCAGCTACAGCCGGGGCACCCGCACCATCCGCCTGCACGCGGCGCTGCGCCACATGCCGCGCTACGTGCTGGAGTCGGTGATCGCCCACGAGCTGGCCCACGTCATTCACTTCGACCACTCGGATGCGTTCTGGGCGCTGGTGCGCAGCGTGGACCCCGAGGTCGAGAAGGCCGACGCCTTCCTGGCGGGCGTCACATGGCTGGGCCGCAACTGGGAGACCCTGCCGCCGCTGGAGCGCTCGCTGCTGAGCGCCGCGCCCAGCGCCGATCATTCCAGCGCCGAAGAGTAG
- the nifS gene encoding cysteine desulfurase NifS has product MAERFVYLDHAATTPADPEVVAAMLPYFTEQFGNPSSIHQAGRAALAALDQSRETVARVLNAHRKEIVFTGGGSEADNLAVKGVAQALRLAGRGGHVITSAIEHHAVLNAVESLAEQGFETTVLPVDARGLVRPDDLRAAIRPDTAIVSIMYANNEIGTIQPIAELGTICHQAGVIFHTDAVQAAGSLTLDVQALNVDLLSIAAHKFYGPKGVGALYVRHGVPLSPQVNGGGQERRRRAGTENIAGIVGLAHALASAEASRQQYLAHCQPLRDRLIGQILERVPFTALNGDDAQRLPNNVNIAFDYIEGESLLLLLDQQGIAASSGSACTSGALEASHVLLALGSPEEQAVGSVRFTLGKHTTAEDVEYVLETLPPLVERLRSVSPAYRERVAALA; this is encoded by the coding sequence ATGGCCGAGCGTTTTGTGTATCTAGATCATGCCGCCACCACCCCTGCCGACCCAGAAGTGGTGGCCGCCATGCTGCCCTACTTCACCGAGCAGTTTGGCAACCCATCCAGCATCCACCAGGCGGGCCGCGCCGCCCTGGCCGCGCTGGATCAGTCGCGCGAGACCGTGGCCCGCGTGCTCAACGCCCACCGCAAGGAGATCGTCTTCACCGGCGGTGGCTCCGAGGCCGACAACCTGGCCGTCAAGGGCGTGGCCCAGGCCCTGCGGCTGGCCGGGCGCGGCGGCCACGTCATCACCAGCGCCATCGAGCACCACGCGGTGCTGAACGCCGTCGAGTCGCTGGCCGAGCAGGGCTTCGAGACCACCGTGCTGCCGGTGGATGCGCGCGGCCTGGTGCGCCCCGACGACCTGCGCGCCGCCATCCGCCCCGACACCGCGATCGTCTCGATCATGTATGCCAACAACGAGATCGGCACCATCCAGCCGATCGCCGAGCTTGGCACCATCTGCCATCAGGCCGGGGTGATCTTCCACACCGACGCGGTGCAGGCCGCCGGATCGCTGACGCTGGACGTTCAGGCCCTCAACGTCGATCTGCTCAGCATCGCCGCGCACAAGTTCTACGGCCCCAAGGGCGTGGGCGCGCTCTATGTGCGCCACGGCGTCCCGCTCAGCCCCCAGGTCAACGGCGGCGGGCAGGAAAGGCGGCGGCGCGCTGGCACCGAGAACATCGCGGGCATCGTGGGCCTGGCCCACGCGCTGGCCAGCGCCGAGGCCAGCCGCCAGCAGTACCTGGCCCACTGCCAGCCCCTGCGCGACCGGCTGATCGGCCAGATCCTAGAGCGCGTGCCCTTCACCGCGCTCAACGGCGACGACGCCCAGCGCCTGCCCAACAATGTCAACATCGCCTTCGACTACATTGAGGGCGAGAGCCTGCTGCTGCTGCTCGACCAGCAGGGCATCGCCGCATCCAGCGGCTCGGCCTGCACCAGCGGCGCGCTGGAGGCCTCGCATGTGCTGCTGGCCCTGGGCAGCCCTGAGGAGCAGGCGGTCGGCTCGGTGCGCTTCACCCTGGGCAAGCACACCACCGCCGAGGATGTCGAGTACGTGCTTGAGACGCTGCCGCCCTTGGTCGAGCGGCTGCGCTCGGTGTCGCCAGCCTACCGCGAGCGCGTGGCCGCCCTGGCCTAG
- a CDS encoding M3 family oligoendopeptidase, whose translation MTDTAALPTWDVSEIFPSLESPELAAAFEQAVQQIGALEQLFDQAGIRQGAQPEASAATARSFEQAIGQLNQLTEQITTIHGYLHSFISTDSRNELAQAKMSALQRERVRVAKLDTRLVGWLGALDAEDLLERSALARDHAFVVRKAQARAQHLMGPDEENLAADLRLTGGSAWSKLYSTFSSQLLVPFDRGQGAQDLPISDIRNLAFDPDREVRRRAYESELAAWRRAQVPIAAALNSIKGEVVTLAARRGWAEPLEIGLFENNIDRATLDAMLQAAGEFFPDFRRYLRAKARALGVQKLAFYDLFAPVGGGGGSWSYGEAQRFILANFGSFSPKLRGLAQRAFDENWIDVAPREGKVGGAFCMKIRGGESRILTNYKPSFGGVSTLAHELGHAYHNLNLGQRTPLQRSTPMTLAETASIFCETIVVQAALAQAGDDERLAILEASLQDSTQVVVDITSRFLFERDVLARRAERELSADEFCAIMRDAQLATYGDGLDAEQLHPYMWAAKPHYYGSLFYNYPYMFGLLFGLGLYARYQASPEEFKTIYDDLLSSTGLDDAAALAARFGIDIRSVDFWRASLGVIRGQIDQFVELVG comes from the coding sequence ATGACCGACACCGCAGCGCTGCCCACCTGGGATGTGTCCGAGATCTTCCCCAGCCTGGAGTCGCCCGAGCTGGCCGCCGCGTTCGAGCAGGCCGTGCAGCAGATCGGCGCGCTTGAGCAGCTGTTCGACCAGGCGGGCATCCGCCAGGGCGCGCAGCCCGAGGCCAGCGCCGCCACCGCGCGCAGCTTCGAGCAGGCCATCGGCCAGCTCAACCAACTAACGGAGCAGATCACCACCATCCACGGCTACCTCCACAGCTTCATCTCCACCGACTCGCGCAACGAGCTGGCCCAGGCCAAAATGAGCGCGCTACAGCGCGAGCGGGTACGCGTGGCCAAGCTCGACACCCGGCTGGTGGGCTGGCTGGGCGCGCTCGATGCCGAGGATCTGCTGGAGCGCTCGGCGCTGGCCCGCGATCACGCCTTCGTGGTGCGCAAGGCCCAGGCCAGGGCGCAGCACCTGATGGGCCCCGACGAGGAGAACCTGGCCGCCGACCTACGGCTGACCGGCGGCAGCGCCTGGAGCAAGCTCTACAGCACCTTCAGCTCGCAGCTGCTGGTGCCCTTCGACAGGGGCCAGGGCGCGCAGGATCTGCCGATCAGCGACATCCGCAACCTGGCCTTCGACCCAGACCGCGAGGTGCGCAGGCGGGCCTACGAGAGCGAGCTGGCCGCGTGGCGGCGGGCGCAGGTGCCGATCGCGGCGGCGCTCAACAGCATCAAGGGCGAGGTGGTGACGCTGGCCGCCCGGCGCGGCTGGGCCGAGCCGCTGGAGATCGGCCTGTTCGAGAACAACATCGACCGCGCCACGCTGGATGCCATGCTGCAGGCCGCAGGCGAGTTCTTCCCCGACTTCCGCCGCTACCTGCGCGCCAAGGCCAGGGCGCTGGGCGTGCAGAAGCTGGCCTTCTACGACCTGTTCGCGCCCGTGGGCGGCGGCGGCGGCAGCTGGAGCTACGGCGAGGCCCAGCGGTTCATCCTGGCCAACTTCGGCAGCTTCTCGCCCAAGCTGCGCGGCCTGGCCCAGCGCGCCTTCGACGAGAACTGGATCGACGTGGCCCCGCGCGAGGGCAAGGTGGGCGGCGCGTTCTGCATGAAGATCCGCGGGGGCGAGTCGCGCATCCTCACCAACTACAAGCCCTCCTTCGGCGGCGTCAGCACGCTGGCCCACGAGCTAGGCCACGCCTACCACAACCTGAACCTGGGCCAGCGCACGCCGCTGCAGCGCAGCACGCCCATGACCCTGGCCGAGACCGCCAGCATCTTCTGCGAGACGATCGTGGTGCAGGCGGCCCTGGCCCAGGCCGGGGACGACGAGCGGCTGGCCATCCTGGAGGCCTCGCTGCAGGACTCGACGCAGGTGGTGGTGGACATCACCAGCCGCTTCCTGTTCGAGCGCGATGTGCTGGCCCGCCGCGCCGAGCGCGAGCTTTCCGCCGACGAGTTCTGCGCGATCATGCGCGACGCCCAGCTGGCCACCTACGGCGACGGGCTGGACGCCGAGCAGCTGCACCCCTACATGTGGGCGGCCAAGCCGCACTACTACGGCTCGCTGTTCTACAACTACCCCTACATGTTCGGCCTGCTGTTCGGCCTGGGCCTCTACGCCCGCTACCAGGCCAGCCCCGAGGAGTTCAAGACGATCTACGACGACCTGCTCTCCTCGACCGGGCTGGATGATGCGGCGGCGCTGGCGGCGCGCTTCGGGATCGACATCCGCAGCGTGGACTTCTGGCGGGCCAGCCTGGGGGTCATTCGGGGCCAGATCGACCAGTTTGTCGAGCTGGTGGGCTAG
- a CDS encoding ThuA domain-containing protein: protein MKKALFVWGGWDGHQPQQAAELFAHVLRDEGYETELSDTLDVYLDAAKLQSLDLIVPTWTMGTITPEQERGLLDAVSGGVGVAGWHGTMGDSFRGSPGYQFMVGGQWVAHPGNHIDYTVNITNHTDPITAGIADFAMHSEQYYMHVDPSNEVLATTTFSGEHVAWIAGTVMPVVWKRVWGGGRVFYSSLGHNLADFDVPEAREIMRRGMLWASR, encoded by the coding sequence ATGAAAAAGGCGCTCTTTGTATGGGGTGGCTGGGATGGCCACCAGCCGCAGCAGGCGGCGGAGCTATTCGCCCACGTGCTGCGCGACGAGGGCTACGAGACCGAGCTGTCCGACACTCTGGATGTCTACCTGGATGCCGCCAAGCTCCAGTCGCTGGATCTGATCGTGCCGACCTGGACGATGGGGACGATCACGCCCGAGCAGGAGCGCGGCCTGCTGGATGCGGTGAGCGGCGGCGTGGGCGTGGCGGGCTGGCACGGCACCATGGGCGACTCGTTCCGGGGCAGCCCGGGCTACCAGTTTATGGTCGGCGGGCAGTGGGTGGCGCACCCCGGCAACCACATCGACTACACGGTGAACATCACCAACCACACCGACCCGATCACGGCCGGGATCGCCGACTTCGCGATGCACTCCGAGCAGTACTACATGCATGTGGACCCCTCGAATGAGGTGCTGGCCACCACCACCTTCAGCGGCGAGCACGTGGCCTGGATCGCGGGCACCGTGATGCCGGTGGTCTGGAAGCGCGTCTGGGGCGGCGGGCGGGTGTTCTACTCGTCGCTTGGCCACAACCTGGCCGACTTCGACGTGCCCGAGGCCCGCGAGATCATGCGGCGCGGGATGCTGTGGGCCAGCCGCTAG
- a CDS encoding HIT domain-containing protein: MEIKFTPWRMAYISSGDAPKIEGCVLCALGAMEPDDQNLVLYRGAQCYVIMNRYPYNTAHLMVVPYAHTADLVGLDAATAGELFDLTRRTIAILADVYHPHGFNIGMNLGKTAGAGIDAHIHMHIVPRWEGDANFMPIVGGTKLVPEALEQTWARLRPAFAAL; encoded by the coding sequence ATGGAGATCAAGTTCACGCCCTGGCGTATGGCCTATATCAGCAGCGGCGACGCGCCGAAGATCGAGGGCTGCGTGCTATGCGCCCTGGGCGCGATGGAGCCGGATGACCAGAACCTGGTGCTCTACCGCGGCGCACAGTGCTACGTGATCATGAACCGCTACCCCTACAACACCGCGCACCTGATGGTGGTGCCCTACGCCCACACCGCCGACCTGGTAGGGCTGGATGCGGCCACGGCGGGCGAGCTGTTCGACCTGACGCGCCGCACGATCGCCATCCTGGCCGATGTCTACCACCCCCATGGCTTCAACATCGGCATGAACCTGGGCAAGACGGCGGGCGCGGGCATCGACGCCCACATCCACATGCACATCGTGCCGCGCTGGGAGGGCGACGCCAACTTCATGCCGATCGTGGGCGGCACCAAGCTGGTGCCCGAGGCGCTGGAGCAGACCTGGGCGCGGCTGCGGCCCGCGTTCGCCGCGCTCTAG
- a CDS encoding thiol peroxidase yields the protein MAQERPEAFNFWGPKTLVGPELKPGDAAPAFSLIDGKGETVGSEAFAGKPALISVVPSLDTGVCSIQTRRFDKEIEQFVGQISLITVSADLPFAQTRWVNAEGVEHVTVLSDHRDMSFGDAYGTHVKEVRLDSRAVFVVDGQGVIRYAEYVPVAGSEPNYEAALEAVKSVVA from the coding sequence ATGGCACAGGAGCGACCAGAGGCGTTCAATTTCTGGGGTCCGAAGACGCTAGTGGGGCCGGAGCTGAAGCCGGGCGACGCCGCGCCCGCATTCAGCCTGATCGACGGCAAGGGCGAGACGGTGGGCAGCGAGGCGTTCGCGGGCAAGCCTGCGCTGATCAGCGTGGTGCCCTCGCTGGACACGGGCGTGTGCTCGATCCAGACGCGGCGGTTCGATAAAGAGATCGAGCAGTTCGTGGGCCAGATCAGCCTGATCACGGTGAGCGCCGACCTGCCCTTCGCCCAGACGCGCTGGGTGAACGCCGAGGGCGTGGAGCACGTGACGGTGCTCTCGGACCACCGCGACATGTCGTTCGGCGATGCCTACGGCACACATGTGAAAGAGGTGCGGCTGGACAGCCGCGCGGTGTTCGTGGTGGACGGCCAGGGCGTGATCCGCTACGCCGAGTATGTGCCGGTGGCCGGGAGCGAGCCGAACTACGAGGCCGCGCTAGAGGCCGTGAAGTCGGTCGTCGCGTAG
- a CDS encoding response regulator transcription factor, translated as MSQSSIVLVHAHALFREGLRHNINSLPDFRISGEASNGQQAIQLVDYTDPDMVVMEVDLPGVNGLEVARAIKRTHPHIGITLLAATMDGQQVVKAIRAGVASYMPRNISWEKLLHGLKRVQRGDYPINDLVLSLPDVAGQVLQAFRQMAVDEDTQSIYSPLSPRELQVLELIAAGRTNKEIAIQLDISNQTVKNHVSSILRKLAVNDRTQAVVYAMRRGWIKVVLPGD; from the coding sequence GTGAGCCAGTCCTCGATTGTGCTTGTGCACGCCCACGCGCTCTTCCGTGAGGGATTGCGACACAACATCAACAGCCTGCCCGATTTTCGGATCAGCGGTGAAGCGAGCAACGGTCAGCAGGCGATCCAGCTTGTCGACTACACCGACCCCGATATGGTGGTGATGGAGGTTGACCTGCCCGGCGTGAACGGGCTAGAGGTCGCGCGCGCGATCAAGCGTACCCACCCCCATATCGGCATCACGCTGCTGGCGGCCACCATGGATGGCCAGCAGGTGGTGAAGGCCATCCGCGCAGGCGTCGCTTCGTATATGCCGCGCAATATCTCGTGGGAGAAGCTGCTGCATGGGCTGAAGCGCGTGCAGCGCGGCGACTACCCGATCAACGATCTGGTGCTCTCGCTGCCCGATGTGGCCGGCCAGGTGCTGCAGGCCTTCCGCCAGATGGCGGTGGATGAGGACACCCAGAGCATCTACTCGCCGCTCTCGCCGCGCGAGCTGCAGGTGCTGGAGCTGATCGCCGCTGGTCGCACCAACAAGGAGATCGCGATCCAGCTGGATATCAGCAACCAGACGGTCAAGAACCACGTCTCCTCCATCCTGCGCAAGCTGGCCGTGAACGACCGCACCCAGGCGGTGGTCTACGCCATGCGGCGCGGCTGGATCAAGGTGGTGCTGCCTGGCGACTAG
- a CDS encoding STAS domain-containing protein, which produces MTPASTDTMDFDRARRRLILTRAMLISGGFDLLICVLLLVLGNGLSEHNTQYLLLMGGLLVVAGVAWVLIQMQREKLAAHLFFLSLILPTIWIAMHSAVLSPALATLFIPIVGANLLLSPRWSFGYAGIAFVAFLLSYVFGQAWVDAPMGTRAVIIVLYASYFVLIALLAALATSGYQQQVEQSRQHALELEEARATLEQRVEERTSEMRQAMADLQRSSEIIRQMSVPIMPVADGVLALPLIGSIDSQRAEMLSRRLLDAVFSHRAQAVLIDITGVPLVDTQVAAVILQATQAIRMLGAEPVLVGIRAEVAHTIVGLGVDMHSVVTQRDLQSGLGYIQQKFAARQQAPNKQN; this is translated from the coding sequence ATGACACCTGCCTCCACAGACACCATGGATTTTGACCGCGCGCGGCGTCGCTTGATCTTGACCAGGGCGATGTTGATCAGCGGGGGATTTGATCTGCTCATCTGCGTGCTCCTGCTCGTCTTGGGCAATGGCCTGAGCGAGCACAACACCCAATATCTGCTGCTCATGGGCGGGCTGCTTGTGGTTGCCGGGGTTGCCTGGGTGCTCATCCAGATGCAGCGCGAGAAGCTGGCTGCCCATCTCTTCTTCCTCTCGCTCATCCTGCCCACGATCTGGATAGCCATGCATTCCGCCGTGCTCAGCCCGGCGCTGGCCACGCTGTTCATCCCGATTGTGGGCGCGAACCTGCTGCTAAGCCCGCGCTGGAGCTTTGGCTACGCGGGGATCGCTTTTGTGGCCTTCCTGCTCTCCTATGTGTTTGGGCAGGCCTGGGTCGATGCGCCGATGGGCACGCGGGCGGTGATCATCGTGCTCTACGCCTCGTACTTTGTGCTGATCGCCCTGCTGGCGGCGCTGGCCACCTCGGGCTACCAGCAGCAGGTCGAGCAGTCGCGCCAGCACGCGCTCGAGCTTGAGGAGGCGCGGGCCACGCTTGAGCAGCGCGTCGAGGAGCGCACCAGCGAGATGCGCCAGGCTATGGCCGATCTCCAGCGCAGCAGCGAGATCATCCGCCAGATGAGCGTGCCGATTATGCCGGTGGCCGATGGCGTGCTGGCGCTGCCGCTGATCGGCTCGATCGACTCGCAGCGGGCCGAGATGCTCTCGCGCAGGCTGCTGGATGCGGTCTTCAGCCACCGCGCCCAGGCCGTGCTGATCGACATCACCGGCGTGCCGCTGGTCGACACCCAGGTGGCCGCCGTGATCTTGCAGGCCACCCAGGCCATCCGCATGCTGGGCGCCGAGCCAGTGCTGGTGGGCATCCGCGCCGAGGTCGCCCACACCATTGTCGGCCTGGGTGTCGACATGCACTCGGTCGTTACCCAGCGCGATCTGCAGAGCGGCCTGGGCTACATCCAGCAGAAATTCGCGGCGCGCCAGCAAGCCCCCAATAAGCAGAACTAG
- a CDS encoding DUF421 domain-containing protein has translation MIPSMLADMFRLDMPVVEKVLRTIVVYLLLLGLLRLAGRRELAQLNPFDLVLLLMLSNTVQNAIIGDDNSLLGGALGAVVLIGFNQLVVRFFYRHQAAERSLEGEEEILIQNGRLNEGQLKKELITRHQLLVAARAQGFDTLDEVESADINSAGSFIFTRKRPTEDEQRQQELLDRLDRLAGEMAEIRAALARLGR, from the coding sequence ATGATCCCCTCGATGCTGGCCGATATGTTCCGGCTGGATATGCCGGTGGTGGAAAAAGTGCTGCGCACTATCGTGGTCTACCTGCTGCTGCTGGGGCTGCTGCGGCTGGCGGGTCGGCGCGAGCTGGCGCAGCTCAACCCGTTCGACCTCGTGCTGCTGCTGATGCTCTCAAACACCGTGCAGAACGCGATCATCGGCGACGACAACTCGCTGCTCGGCGGGGCGCTGGGCGCGGTGGTGCTGATCGGATTCAACCAGCTGGTGGTGCGCTTCTTCTACCGCCACCAGGCGGCGGAGCGCTCACTGGAGGGCGAGGAGGAGATCCTGATCCAGAACGGCAGGCTGAACGAGGGCCAGCTGAAGAAGGAGCTGATCACCCGCCACCAGCTGCTGGTGGCGGCGCGCGCCCAGGGCTTCGACACGCTGGATGAGGTGGAGAGCGCCGACATCAACAGCGCCGGGTCGTTCATCTTCACGCGCAAGCGCCCCACCGAGGACGAGCAGCGCCAGCAGGAGCTGCTCGATCGGCTGGACAGGCTGGCGGGCGAGATGGCCGAGATCCGGGCGGCGCTGGCGCGGCTGGGGCGCTAG
- the lysA gene encoding diaminopimelate decarboxylase, which translates to MPRAGASPALGACFSTTLDTHIWPITASVNQAGHLEIGGCDTLALAREHGTPLYLLDEATFRASCRAYREALGRHYPGAFAIHYASKSLLNTAVAQLVKSEGLSLDVVSGGELWVALRAGFAAERIHLHGNAKPRHELEQALAAGVGNIVVDTLDELRLLAELTAGRTGQPQPLLIRVAPGIAAHTHAHIQTGQADSKFGLPLVLLGEAAVILRGAPGLRLRGLHCHLGSQLFETDIYQRAVDVLLDAAAALRDQQGIVVDEISPGGGLGVPYTPDQQPPDLDAFVRTLSAAMAAGCAARGLPLPTLVIEPGRSIVARAGVALYEVVARKPLAGGPGRASAFVHVDGGMADNIRPALYEAVYTAALASRPTAPAEEQVHVAGRYCESGDVLLHDAHLPHAAPGDLLALATAGAYTLSMASNYNLVPRPALLLVGDGRAKIIQRRETYEDLARRDAGIEGENQ; encoded by the coding sequence CTGCCAAGGGCCGGTGCGTCGCCTGCCCTTGGCGCTTGTTTTTCAACAACATTGGACACACACATCTGGCCTATCACCGCGAGCGTCAACCAGGCGGGCCACCTGGAGATCGGCGGCTGCGACACGCTGGCGCTGGCCCGCGAGCACGGCACGCCGCTGTACCTGCTGGACGAGGCCACGTTCCGCGCCAGCTGCCGGGCCTACCGCGAGGCGCTGGGGCGGCACTACCCCGGCGCATTCGCCATCCACTACGCGTCCAAGTCGCTGCTGAACACCGCCGTGGCCCAGCTGGTGAAAAGCGAGGGTCTCTCGCTCGACGTGGTGTCGGGCGGCGAGCTATGGGTGGCGCTGCGGGCGGGCTTCGCGGCGGAGCGCATCCACCTGCACGGCAACGCCAAGCCGCGCCACGAGCTAGAGCAGGCCCTGGCGGCAGGTGTGGGCAATATCGTGGTGGACACGCTGGATGAGCTGCGGCTGCTGGCCGAGCTGACGGCGGGGCGCACGGGCCAGCCGCAGCCGCTGCTCATCCGTGTTGCGCCGGGGATCGCGGCCCACACCCACGCCCACATCCAGACCGGCCAGGCCGACTCGAAGTTCGGGCTGCCGCTGGTTCTGCTGGGCGAGGCGGCGGTCATCCTGCGCGGCGCGCCCGGGCTGCGGCTGCGCGGCCTGCACTGCCACCTGGGGTCGCAGCTGTTCGAGACCGATATCTACCAGCGGGCCGTGGATGTGCTGCTGGATGCGGCGGCGGCCCTGCGCGACCAGCAGGGAATCGTGGTGGATGAGATCAGCCCGGGCGGCGGGCTGGGCGTGCCCTACACCCCCGACCAGCAGCCCCCCGATCTGGATGCCTTCGTCCGCACGCTGAGCGCGGCCATGGCGGCGGGCTGCGCGGCGCGCGGGCTGCCGCTGCCCACCCTGGTGATCGAGCCGGGGCGCTCGATCGTGGCGCGGGCGGGCGTGGCGCTGTACGAGGTGGTGGCCCGCAAGCCGCTGGCGGGCGGCCCTGGCCGGGCCAGCGCGTTTGTGCACGTGGATGGCGGCATGGCCGACAACATCCGGCCCGCGCTGTACGAGGCCGTGTACACCGCCGCGCTGGCCAGCCGCCCCACAGCCCCCGCCGAGGAGCAGGTGCACGTGGCCGGGCGCTACTGCGAGTCGGGCGATGTGCTGCTGCACGATGCACACCTGCCCCACGCCGCCCCCGGCGACCTGCTGGCGCTGGCCACCGCCGGGGCCTACACCCTGAGCATGGCCAGCAACTACAACCTAGTGCCGCGCCCAGCGCTGCTGCTGGTGGGCGACGGCAGGGCCAAGATCATCCAGCGGCGCGAGACCTACGAGGATCTGGCGCGACGAGACGCAGGGATCGAAGGAGAGAACCAATGA
- a CDS encoding YigZ family protein has protein sequence MPNFIPAEAARSEIRVSNSRFIASAAPTPTVEEAKAFIAAVRAEMPDATHHVYAFVVGHGATTTMGMSDDGEPSGTAGRPVLSVVKGSGLGDVTVVVTRYFGGTLLGTGGLVHAYGDAAKDILAKVARVEKIARSRLLVAFDYSHFEPIRRLIAAHEGAIADEQFAADVTLTVVLPQAQAAPLSHAITELTAGRAEIAEEQA, from the coding sequence ATGCCAAACTTCATCCCCGCCGAGGCCGCCCGCAGCGAGATCCGGGTCTCGAACTCGCGCTTTATCGCCAGCGCGGCCCCCACCCCAACCGTGGAGGAGGCCAAGGCGTTTATCGCCGCCGTGCGGGCCGAGATGCCGGACGCCACCCACCACGTCTACGCCTTCGTGGTGGGCCACGGCGCGACCACCACCATGGGCATGAGCGATGACGGCGAGCCATCGGGTACGGCGGGCAGGCCGGTGCTGAGCGTGGTGAAGGGCAGCGGCCTGGGCGATGTGACGGTGGTGGTGACGCGCTACTTCGGCGGCACGCTGCTGGGCACGGGCGGGCTGGTGCACGCCTACGGCGATGCGGCCAAGGACATCCTGGCCAAGGTGGCCCGCGTGGAGAAGATCGCCCGCAGCCGCCTGCTTGTAGCCTTCGACTACAGCCACTTCGAGCCGATCCGCCGCCTGATCGCCGCCCACGAGGGCGCGATCGCCGACGAGCAGTTCGCCGCCGATGTCACGCTGACGGTCGTTTTACCGCAGGCCCAGGCCGCCCCGCTGTCGCACGCTATCACCGAGCTGACGGCGGGGCGGGCCGAGATCGCCGAGGAGCAGGCATGA